In Musa acuminata AAA Group cultivar baxijiao chromosome BXJ2-10, Cavendish_Baxijiao_AAA, whole genome shotgun sequence, a genomic segment contains:
- the LOC104000200 gene encoding squamosa promoter-binding-like protein 10: protein MNWSSSGEAYVLSTSSFAGLEGSSRKRHLWDCEASSHHHDTNHTFFPNTPIPDCPPPLLPMNNLLFCWPPPTVPKNAVEPVPGGQIGLNLWGHRTYFPPGYGLETAHLFALRSVGAHSPSHTPPRCQADGCSANLSGAKYYHRRHKVCEFHFKAAAVVAHGLHQRFCQQCSRFHVLAEFDEAKRSCRKKLADHNRRRRRRKSQLPTTIPKSSTVNSIEELSHHADV, encoded by the exons ATGAACTGGTCCAGCTCCGGTGAGGCCTACGTCCTTTCCACGTCGTCCTTTGCTGGGCTGGAAGGCAGCAGCCGAAAGCGTCATCTTTGGGACTGCGAGGCCAGCTCCCACCACCATGACACCAACCACACCTTCTTCCCCAACACTCCCATTCCGGATTGCCCACCTCCTCTCCTCCCCATGAACAACCTCCTCTTCTGTTGGCCACCACCCACCGTGCCGAAGAACGCGGTGGAACCGGTCCCCGGAGGCCAAATCGGACTAAATCTGTGGGGCCACAGGACCTACTTTCCTCCCGGCTACGGCCTCGAGACAGCCCACCTCTTCGCATTAAGGTCGGTAGGTGCGCACTCGCCGAGCCACACGCCGCCTCGCTGCCAGGCTGACGGGTGCAGTGCCAACCTCTCCGGTGCAAAGTACTACCACCGCCGCCACAAGGTGTGCGAGTTCCACTTCAAGGCCGCCGCCGTCGTCGCCCATGGATTGCACCAGAGGTTCTGCCAGCAATGCAGCAG GTTTCATGTGCTAGCTGAGTTTGACGAGGCCAAAAGAAGCTGCAGGAAGAAGCTGGCCGACCACAaccgcaggaggaggaggaggaagtctCAACTCCCAACAACAATACCCAAAAGTTCCACAGTCAACTCCATCGAAGAGCTTAGTCATCATGCAGACGTCTAA